The genomic stretch AGGTGTAGAGGATGATGGAGGGGGCGTCGCCCGGGAGGCGCTCGGTCTCGGCCTGATCGGAGTGGCCGGAGGTGAAGTCGTCCCAGTAGATATCCCGGCCCGCTTCCATGGGCACATCCTCGCCGGAGCGCCGGACGACAACGACCTTTTCCACCTGGGTGCCGCGGCGAAGGGCCTCGTCGGCGGTTGCCTTGATGGGCACTTTCTTTCCCCGGCGGACGGCGCCGTCGCCCGTGAAGAGGATGCGCGCGCCGGCATGGTCGAGCCGCTCGGCGAGGCCCTCGGGGCCGAAGCCGGAGAAAACCGGCATCATCGCGACCCCGATCTTGAAGCAGGCGTACATGGCGATGGCGGCCTCGGGGACGAGGGGAAGAAAGATGCCCGCCCGATCGCCCGGCTTCAGGCCCGCCGCACGCATGGCGTTCGCGAGGCGGGAGACTTCCGCAGAGAGTTCCGCGTACGTGAATTTCCGTACCTCGCCGCCGTCGCCCTCCCAGATGAGAGCGGTTTGATCCCGCCTTTCGCCTTCGAGGTGGCGGTCAATGCAGTTGAGGACGGCGTTCGTCTCTCCGCCGATGTACCACTTCGCCCAGGGGAAGCCCCGGCCCATGTCCAGAATCTTGTCGTAGGGTTTGTACCAGGCCATGCCGAGATCTTCGGTAATGGTCTCCCAGAATTTTTCGTGCGCATCCCAGGACCACTGGAGGAATTCCCTGACATCCGCATGGCCCGTTTTTTTCATCAGCTGGGCGATGTGGCTGTTCTCGATGAAATCCTGGCTCGGCCGCCAGATGATGTCGGAATCGCTCATCGGGTCATCGTCTCCTGATCGACCTGCCCGCCGCGGGGCGGGGATTATTTTCTCGCGTGGTCGTTGATCCACACCGAAAAGCGCGTGCCCATGTAGGCGTCCACGACCCCGAAGCCCGGCGTCTTCAGCTTGCGGGGCGGATCGTAGGTGTTTTCCTGGATGCGCTCGATGGCCTCGGCCATCTCGCCGATGATGGAGGCGTCCGAGAAGGCGTCCGTGTGTCCCGAACAGACCCACTTCACCTCGGAGGCGATGGTTTCGAGTTTGCGAAGCGAGGGGCCGTAGTCGCTGAGGACGGCGGTGGGCACCTGCAGGTAGAGCGGCTGGAAGGGCTTGACGAGATCGCCCGTGATGAGAACGCCCTCTTTTTCATCGAGGAGGGAGACGCTGCAGGGGGAGTGCCCCGGGGTGTCGTAGACGCGAATCCGCCTTCCGCCGAGATCGAAAACATCGCCCTCTTTGACATCCCGGCCGGGGGTGGCCGGCGGGATGGTGAAGGTACCGGGGTCGAATTCCCCGGGGAAGGGCAGGCCGTCCCCCCAGGTGGCGATGAGGTTCCGGCAGACCTCGGTGTAGTCCACCGCCAGGCGGTCCCGGCCGTTGGGGTGGACCCCGGCGCTCTCCCACTGGTGCGCCGCGCCGATGTGATCCCAGTGGGTGTGGGTGAGGATGTGCTCGAGGGGCAGGCGGGTCAGGCTCTCGCAAAGGGCCCGGTAGTTTCCGATGCCCACCCCGCCGTCCACGGCCAGCGCCTTCTCCCCGCCGAGGAGGAGGAACATCTTCCAGCGGCCCCCCTCGGTGATCTGGTAGGTGCCCGGTGCGATCTCCTCGACCCGGTACCAGGGCTGTGCCATCTCGATTCCTTTCGCCGCCGCGCGCGCCTACTTGCGGGCCTTGTCGTTGATCCAGACCTTGA from bacterium encodes the following:
- a CDS encoding MBL fold metallo-hydrolase, coding for MAQPWYRVEEIAPGTYQITEGGRWKMFLLLGGEKALAVDGGVGIGNYRALCESLTRLPLEHILTHTHWDHIGAAHQWESAGVHPNGRDRLAVDYTEVCRNLIATWGDGLPFPGEFDPGTFTIPPATPGRDVKEGDVFDLGGRRIRVYDTPGHSPCSVSLLDEKEGVLITGDLVKPFQPLYLQVPTAVLSDYGPSLRKLETIASEVKWVCSGHTDAFSDASIIGEMAEAIERIQENTYDPPRKLKTPGFGVVDAYMGTRFSVWINDHARK